AACAACCGACTTTAGCGATACGTTTAGTTCTATATCCGTGCGACATGTGAGCCTCCTGGGTTAACGCCGACGACGCGTAACCAGCAAACCCAAACCGCCGGCAAAAAACCAAATTGCCGCTGGAAGCGGTACCGCCGTAATCTGCACGCTGGCTCCGCTTAGATTCACGTCTTGTACGGCAAGCGTTGTGGCATTAAAAAATTCACCCCAGGTGCTATTGATCGCCAAATCGATAACCCCGCTACCGGCACCGGTGAGCGATACCTCAATCGTGCCGAGTACATTCAATCCGCTCAAGCCACTAAAATCGCCGAAATGAATTTCGTAATCGTTGTCGGCGGTTCCTTCCGGCCCGGAATGACCGGAAAAGCTTTCATCCGCATCATTCAGAAAAAAATCGGACGGTGTGAAACCGGCAAACGCCAAGGGACCGTTTAACGTTAGATCGATGCCGCCGCCCAAAGTCGGGTCATCGAAATCCATCCATAAATCTAAAC
This sequence is a window from Methylomonas methanica MC09. Protein-coding genes within it:
- a CDS encoding VPLPA-CTERM sorting domain-containing protein is translated as MKIVLSKLCHVALAVALFVAAQTAVASNALFLSPAEQTVDVSAGMVSLDLWMDFDDPTLGGGIDLTLNGPLAFAGFTPSDFFLNDADESFSGHSGPEGTADNDYEIHFGDFSGLSGLNVLGTIEVSLTGAGSGVIDLAINSTWGEFFNATTLAVQDVNLSGASVQITAVPLPAAIWFFAGGLGLLVTRRRR